One Helicoverpa zea isolate HzStark_Cry1AcR chromosome 11, ilHelZeax1.1, whole genome shotgun sequence genomic window carries:
- the LOC124634673 gene encoding E3 SUMO-protein ligase ZBED1-like → MSKRKSSPLWNHFEEVVPGKKAKCGYCSRVLAVSSSSIGSLSRHMKSVHPTVQISSSRQPAITPAAVEAFDGDIIASAEPAAVPSSSGSVQGEDHRADNALFVRLGQRPTAAAPTMADYVQSKKTLPRHRVQQLDEQLVRMIAKGYHALRLVDEVEFRKFVEMLNPGYTLPTRKTLSESLLPKVYNKVLETVKKQIAKAAAVCITTDAWTSCVHDGYIAVTAHFIDTETHKVCTVMIGCLEFEERHTSANLKGFLEAKFQEWNISQFVNVIVSDNAANILSAVRLGGWRSLPCYAHTLNLVVQGSLDALSDTMDRVKGVIEYFHRSHPAKKKLVEIQEQMHISPLKLKQDVTTRWNSTYDALNRLLRMKEALIATLAIMRPDINLPQDDWIVIEKATEVLKPFYEVTTEISGEQYVSASKYIVLCKIINRSLSKYSPDGHPKLERLHNALKQQMAQRFGDVENKPLLCEATILDPRFKKSGFSDLRNFEKAVAALKLRIGSDRTLTHVPVQEEATQVPAPQPPKTGSIWDDFDEEISALVPQNPTAAGIVEFDKYLDEPLIKRSENPLLWWSDRKGVYPRLYRYMLKRLNIAATSVW, encoded by the exons ATGtccaaaagaaagagcagcccCCTTTGGAACCACTTTGAGGAAGTTGTGCCTGGAAAGAAGGCAAAATGTGGCTACTGTTCCCGGGTACTGGCGGTTTCATCAAGCTCAATCGGAAGTTTAAGCCGACACATGAAATCCGTCCACCCGACTGTACAAATTAGCAGTAGCCGACAGCCGGCAATAACACCAGCGGCAGTAGAAGCATTCGACGGCGACATCATAGCATCAGCGGAGCCGGCAGCAGTACCCTCGAGTAGCGGCAGCGTGCAAGGTGAGGATCACAGAGCCGATAATGCTTTGTTTGTACGACTTGGCCAGAGACCGACCGCGGCTGCCCCTACAATGGCTGATTACGTGCAGTCAAAAAAAACCCTGCCAAGACATCGAGTGCAACAGCTCGATGAACAATTAGTTCGAATGATTGCGAAGGGATATCACGCCCTTCGCTTGGTTGATGAAGTGGAGTTCCGCAAGTTCGTGGAAATGTTGAACCCGGGCTACACATTACCGACCCGGAAAACTCTTTCCGAGAGCTTGCTCCCCAAGGTCTATAATAAAGTCTTAGAAACAGTGAAAAAGCAAATCGCTAAAGCTGCAGCTGTTTGCATTACTACAGACGCATGGACATCCTGTGTGCACGATGGCTATATTGCGGTCACTGCACATTTTATTGATACTGAAACGCACAAAGTATGCACAGTTATGATTGGGTGCTTAGAGTTTGAGGAGAGACACACCAGTGCAAATCTAAAAGGCTTTTTGGAGGCGAAGTTCCAGGAGTGGAACATATCACAATTCGTCAATGTAATAGTCAGTGACAATGCGGCGAATATTTTAAGTGCTGTGCGGCTAGGAGGCTGGCGATCTTTGCCTTGTTACGCACATACCTTAAATTTAGTGGTGCAAGGTAGCTTGGACGCCTTGTCTGATACGATGGATAGGGTGAAAGGCGTTATCGAATATTTTCATCGCAGCCATCCAGCGAAGAAGAAATTGGTGGAAATTCAGGAGCAAATGCATATTTCCCCATTGAAACTGAAGCAAGACGTAACTACGCGCTGGAACTCTACATATGATGCGCTAAACCGGTTGCTGAGGATGAAAGAAGCCCTAATTGCCACTTTAGCAATTATGAGGCCAGACATCAACCTGCCGCAAGATGATTGGATCGTTATCGAAAAAGCCACTGAGGTATTAAAACCCTTTTATGAGGTCACTACTGAAATTAGTGGCGAACAATACGTATCTGCGTCAAAATACATTGTActctgtaaaataataaatcggTCCCTCAGCAAATATTCTCCGGATGGTCATCCCAAGTTGGAGCGCCTACATAACGCACTCAAACAACAAATGGCGCAAAGATTCGGAGATGTAGAAAATAAACCACTTCTTTGCGAGGCGACCATATTGGATCCGAGATTCAAGAAAAGTGGCTTCAGTGATTTAAGAAATTTTGAGAAAGCAGTGGCTGCTCTAAAATTGAGAATTGGCTCGGACAGAACCCTGACCCACGTACCCGTTCAGGAGGAGGCAACGCAAGTGCCAGCTCCTCAGCCGCCGAAAACTGGCTCTATTTGGGACGATTTCGACGAGGAAATTTCTGCTCTCGTCCCACAAAACCCAACCGCTGCTGGCATTGTCGAATTCGACAAATACTTAGACGAACCTTTGATAAAAAGGTCAGAAAATCCTTTGCTCTGGTGGAGTGATCGCAAAGGCGTGTATCCCCGGCTGTACAGATACATGTTGAAACGCCTCAACATCGCAGCAACATCG GTGTGGTAG
- the LOC124634674 gene encoding uncharacterized protein LOC124634674 → MSLKEIFISTSMWYLVLILFVNTVADISVYYFGSNEPPRTSKALSYGNCRTEETANYCYEKCGSKHTCLLGQCFCVKEYVTSGDSNLVIKTEEFRVRHKVLPAKSSEEEDEEESTNLEPNNLGQGLEEHPALRHHIAHFCPDLDLARDCIYQCMAVGKPAFCGKDHVCYCGHLYDNPATNPGMNPNETYNQFRDLYEKYFGPEYPHIPKLLKKKNPKEKRTKKRKASKGKATKAEETKANATKAEEMKADGTKVEETKANATKAEEMKSDGTQADATKANATKAEEMKSDGTQADETKTDENKANATK, encoded by the exons TTGCTGACATATCCGTATATTACTTCGGTTCAAATGAACCTCCGAGAACATCCAaagcgctcagctacggtaatTGTAGGACAGAAGAAACagcaaattattgttatgaaAAGTGTGGGTCTAAGCATACGTGTTTACTGGGTCaatgtttttgtgtgaaagagtaTGTTACTTCTGGAGACAGTA ACCTAGTAATAAAAACAGAAGAATTCAGAGTAAGACATAAAGTTTTACCAGCAAAGTCATCGGAAGAAGAAGATGAAGAAGAATCAA CAAATCTGGAACCTAACAACTTGGGCCAGGGTTTAGAGGAGCATCCGGCACTGAGGCACCACATCGCTCACTTCTGTCCAGACCTTGACCTAGCGAGAGATTGCATCTACCAATGCATGGCGGTTGGGAAACCGGCTTTTTGCGGAAAGGACCATGTATGTTACTGTGGTCATCTCTATGACAACCCAGCAACAAATCCTGGTATGAATCCTAATGAGACTTACAATCAATTCAGAGATTTGTACGAAAAATACTTCGGACCTGAATATCCTCACATACCGAAGCTCCTAAAAAAAAAGAATCCAAAGGAAAAGAGGACAAAGAAAAGGAAGGCATCGAAAGGGAAGGCAACGAAAGCCGAGGAAACGAAAGCGAACGCAACGAAAGCGGAGGAAATGAAAGCGGACGGAACGAAAGTGGAGGAAACGAAAGCCAACGCAACGAAAGCGGAGGAAATGAAATCGGACGGAACGCAAGCGGATGCAACGAAAGCCAACGCAACGAAAGCGGAGGAAATGAAATCGGACGGAACGCAAGCGGATGAAACAAAAACGGACGAAAATAAAGCCAACGCAACGAAATAG